A region of Marnyiella aurantia DNA encodes the following proteins:
- a CDS encoding DUF3667 domain-containing protein has protein sequence MIQPDKRCKNCGQHLLLHQKFCHHCGQKTATHRIDFHFLIHEIQHGIFHVDGGILYTLRQLFTRPGHMLRDYLDGKRQPHFKPLLLVVILGSLCSLIQYMLKPRTENQEEGERITTQITDTAASKYVDFQGLIEYFREIFNWLGGHFAITVLLMLPAAALGFYLGFRKYRYNYAEWLVILLFLTAQSLAVYAFFIPFNQLAGISIGWFYLISWLLITISLIQFCDCVRKRFVIIRSFWSMFLTYFISLFYIITAVFMLAFIGLVRYGYTGLLPKLIESW, from the coding sequence ATGATCCAGCCTGACAAAAGATGCAAGAACTGTGGGCAACATCTGCTTCTGCATCAGAAATTCTGCCACCACTGTGGCCAAAAGACTGCTACACACCGCATTGATTTTCATTTTCTCATTCACGAAATTCAGCATGGAATATTTCATGTAGACGGCGGAATCCTATATACCTTGCGACAACTGTTTACGCGACCAGGTCATATGCTCCGCGACTACCTGGACGGAAAAAGGCAACCGCATTTTAAACCTCTTTTGCTGGTGGTGATTCTTGGATCTCTGTGCTCGCTTATTCAGTATATGTTGAAACCCCGGACGGAGAACCAGGAAGAAGGTGAAAGAATCACCACCCAAATCACTGACACAGCAGCATCCAAGTATGTTGACTTTCAAGGCCTTATTGAGTATTTCCGGGAGATATTTAACTGGCTGGGAGGCCATTTTGCCATAACAGTATTGCTTATGCTGCCCGCTGCTGCACTTGGTTTTTATCTGGGTTTCAGAAAATACAGATATAATTACGCGGAATGGCTTGTAATCCTGCTTTTTCTTACCGCGCAGTCTTTAGCGGTATATGCTTTTTTTATTCCGTTTAATCAATTAGCCGGTATAAGCATAGGTTGGTTCTATTTAATCTCGTGGCTCCTAATCACGATTTCGTTAATTCAGTTTTGCGACTGTGTACGCAAGCGGTTCGTCATTATTCGCTCCTTTTGGTCCATGTTCCTAACTTACTTCATCTCCCTGTTTTATATAATTACAGCTGTTTTCATGCTGGCATTTATTGGTCTTGTGCGTTACGGTTATACCGGCCTGCTGCCAAAATTAATAGAGAGCTGGTAA
- a CDS encoding FMN-binding glutamate synthase family protein, with the protein MRDKFLVWGAILVVGTLVVSLLIRAHYWIPILLLCFYLLGLYNITQSKHAILRNFPVLGYFRYFFEGISPEMQQYFIERETDGKPFPRNERSAAYRRAKNLGDTVAFGTQLDINHRKYEGIKHSIYAKSPKEELPRVLVGNEQCAKPYSASLFNISAMSFGSLSDRAQLSLNKGAKKGNFYHNTGEGGISTYHLEGGDLCWQIGTGYFGCRDEHGKFSPELFAQKASIENVKMIEIKLSQGAKPGHGGVLPGVKNTPEIAKIRHVMPGMTIISPPGHSSFSDAAGLLRFVHQLRELSGGKPVGFKLCIGDTKEFEDICVQMNVLKIYPDFITVDGAEGGTGAAPPEFSDGVGMPLEPALIFVNSTLTNYNLRDKLRVIASGKVLTSLDILRAVAMGADICNNARGFMFALGCIQALRCNTNACPTGVATQDKMLIKGLDVTDKSERVYHFHKNTLRTCNELIAAAGRETYEEVDASMFMRGDEFEHLSDVYFPDILGNVKNRRN; encoded by the coding sequence ATGAGAGATAAGTTTTTAGTCTGGGGCGCAATACTTGTAGTAGGAACACTGGTCGTGTCGCTGCTGATCCGTGCACATTACTGGATTCCCATCCTGCTGCTGTGTTTTTATTTACTGGGACTGTATAACATTACCCAATCTAAGCATGCCATCTTACGAAACTTCCCGGTTTTGGGATATTTCCGTTATTTCTTCGAAGGTATTTCACCGGAAATGCAGCAGTATTTTATCGAAAGGGAAACCGACGGCAAGCCTTTTCCCCGAAATGAGCGTTCCGCTGCCTACAGAAGGGCCAAGAATCTAGGCGATACGGTAGCCTTCGGTACACAGTTGGACATTAACCACAGGAAATATGAAGGTATTAAACATTCCATCTACGCAAAGTCGCCTAAAGAGGAACTTCCGCGTGTCCTGGTGGGCAATGAACAATGTGCAAAACCTTACAGTGCTTCACTTTTCAATATCTCTGCAATGAGTTTTGGCTCCCTTAGTGACCGTGCGCAGCTATCACTGAATAAAGGAGCAAAAAAGGGTAATTTTTACCACAATACCGGCGAGGGTGGAATATCAACTTATCACCTGGAAGGTGGCGATCTTTGCTGGCAAATCGGTACCGGATATTTTGGATGTCGCGACGAGCACGGCAAATTCTCACCGGAACTCTTCGCTCAGAAGGCCAGTATCGAAAATGTGAAGATGATTGAAATTAAACTTTCACAGGGCGCCAAACCAGGACATGGTGGTGTCTTGCCTGGAGTTAAAAATACACCTGAGATTGCAAAAATCAGACACGTCATGCCTGGTATGACTATTATTTCGCCACCAGGGCATTCTTCATTTTCAGATGCTGCAGGATTGTTAAGATTTGTACATCAGCTGCGGGAACTCTCGGGAGGAAAACCTGTGGGTTTCAAACTCTGTATCGGTGATACGAAGGAGTTTGAAGATATCTGTGTACAAATGAACGTTTTGAAAATATATCCCGATTTTATTACCGTTGACGGAGCCGAAGGTGGAACCGGTGCTGCACCGCCAGAGTTTTCGGATGGTGTAGGGATGCCTTTGGAACCTGCATTGATTTTCGTAAATTCAACACTTACCAATTACAACCTTAGAGACAAACTGAGAGTTATTGCCAGTGGTAAAGTGCTCACCAGCCTCGATATTCTGCGTGCGGTGGCTATGGGTGCCGATATCTGTAACAATGCCCGTGGATTTATGTTTGCACTTGGTTGCATTCAAGCCTTAAGATGTAATACCAATGCATGTCCTACCGGTGTGGCCACGCAGGATAAAATGCTGATTAAGGGTCTTGATGTTACAGATAAATCTGAACGTGTCTATCACTTCCATAAGAACACCTTAAGAACCTGTAATGAGCTTATTGCAGCTGCAGGGCGCGAGACTTACGAGGAAGTGGATGCCAGCATGTTTATGCGTGGAGATGAGTTTGAACATCTGTCCGATGTTTACTTCCCGGATATCCTGGGAAATGTGAAAAACAGACGTAACTAA
- the mtaB gene encoding tRNA (N(6)-L-threonylcarbamoyladenosine(37)-C(2))-methylthiotransferase MtaB: protein MRSMNTKTAAYHTLGCKLNFAETSTIARQLTEAGYSKVDFDDAAQVYVINTCSVTENADRECKLHVKRAMKANPEGLVVVVGCYAQLKPEEISCIEGVDLVLGAREKFNILSYLDDLQKSGQHATVHSCEIEEADFFTGSYSIGDRTRAFLKVQDGCDYKCTYCTIPLARGISRSDTIENVVRHAEDISRRGIKEIVLTGVNIGDYGKGEFGNKKHEHTFLDLISELDRVNGIERIRISSIEPNLLKDESIALVAASRSFVPHFHIPLQSGSDEVLKKMKRRYLTGLYEDRINSIRTLMPHAAIGVDVIVGFPGETEAHFMETYQFISRLPVSYLHVFTYSERENTEAAAMEGIVPVAERKRRNKMLRILSEKKKMAFYENQLGNSFPVLWEHDVKAGMMFGFTENYIRVKKPFDESSVNQIETVKLFRTEQDGTVTVIPTFENFLVSV from the coding sequence ATGAGGTCCATGAATACCAAAACAGCAGCATATCATACCTTGGGCTGCAAGCTCAATTTTGCTGAAACTTCCACCATTGCCAGGCAGCTTACGGAGGCCGGCTATTCTAAGGTGGACTTTGACGATGCGGCACAGGTGTATGTGATCAATACCTGCTCCGTTACCGAAAACGCTGACCGCGAATGTAAACTTCATGTAAAACGTGCCATGAAGGCCAATCCGGAAGGACTTGTGGTCGTGGTGGGGTGTTATGCTCAGCTTAAACCTGAAGAAATTTCATGTATTGAAGGTGTAGACCTTGTATTGGGTGCCCGGGAAAAGTTCAACATCCTGAGTTATCTGGATGATCTGCAGAAATCCGGGCAGCATGCTACTGTACACTCCTGTGAGATTGAAGAGGCAGATTTTTTTACTGGAAGCTATTCTATTGGAGACCGTACCCGTGCTTTCCTTAAAGTGCAGGATGGCTGCGATTATAAATGTACCTACTGTACAATCCCGCTGGCCCGCGGAATATCCCGTTCTGATACCATTGAAAATGTAGTGCGTCATGCTGAAGATATCTCGCGCAGAGGAATTAAAGAGATTGTTCTTACCGGTGTTAATATCGGCGATTACGGTAAAGGGGAGTTCGGCAACAAAAAACATGAACATACCTTCCTGGATCTTATTTCCGAACTGGACCGCGTAAACGGAATCGAAAGGATACGAATCTCTTCTATTGAGCCAAACCTTCTGAAGGACGAAAGTATTGCACTTGTAGCTGCCAGCCGCAGTTTTGTTCCCCATTTTCATATCCCGCTGCAGTCGGGCAGTGATGAAGTTCTGAAGAAGATGAAGCGCCGCTACCTTACCGGTCTTTATGAAGACCGTATAAACAGCATACGTACTTTGATGCCTCATGCCGCGATAGGTGTTGATGTGATTGTTGGTTTCCCCGGGGAAACTGAAGCGCATTTTATGGAAACCTATCAGTTTATTAGCAGATTACCTGTGAGTTATCTCCATGTCTTTACGTACTCCGAAAGAGAGAATACCGAAGCTGCGGCCATGGAAGGCATAGTGCCGGTTGCAGAGCGTAAAAGGAGGAATAAAATGCTCAGAATACTTTCGGAGAAAAAGAAAATGGCCTTTTATGAAAACCAGCTTGGGAATTCATTTCCTGTGCTGTGGGAGCATGATGTAAAAGCTGGGATGATGTTCGGCTTTACCGAAAATTATATCCGTGTAAAAAAACCGTTTGACGAAAGTTCTGTGAACCAAATTGAGACTGTAAAACTGTTCAGAACCGAACAGGATGGAACAGTTACAGTCATTCCGACATTCGAAAATTTTCTGGTCAGCGTTTAA
- a CDS encoding shikimate kinase — translation MIISLLGYMGCGKTHVSKLLSEKLDFEYVDLDGEISKKNRMPVSDIFEKKGEIYFRKQEREVLEELLAAKNNAILSLGGGTPCYYNNMEALNHRSLTFFLMTPVPVLTDRLRRHKIKRPLIAKVPDEELQEFIAKHLFERNPCYSQARYTINCAGKSPDQIAEEITSLVF, via the coding sequence ATGATCATCAGTCTGCTTGGATACATGGGTTGCGGTAAAACTCACGTATCCAAATTATTAAGTGAAAAACTGGATTTTGAGTATGTGGATCTCGATGGCGAGATTTCTAAAAAAAACAGGATGCCCGTCAGTGATATCTTTGAAAAAAAAGGTGAAATCTACTTCCGCAAACAGGAAAGAGAAGTACTGGAGGAATTGCTTGCGGCTAAAAACAATGCCATTTTGAGCCTGGGGGGTGGTACACCATGCTACTACAACAATATGGAAGCTCTGAATCACCGGTCACTCACTTTTTTCCTGATGACGCCCGTACCGGTTCTTACAGACAGACTGCGCAGGCACAAGATAAAAAGACCGCTTATTGCGAAAGTTCCCGATGAGGAACTTCAGGAGTTTATAGCTAAACATTTGTTCGAACGCAATCCCTGTTACAGCCAGGCACGGTATACTATAAACTGTGCGGGCAAGTCTCCGGACCAGATTGCTGAAGAAATTACCTCGCTGGTTTTCTAG
- a CDS encoding RNA-binding S4 domain-containing protein yields the protein MRIDKFLWSVRFYKTRSIAADEIKKNRVFIGENTVKSSKEVKEGDVIKIRKNQINYKIKILQVPKSRLGAKLVPLHIVDQTDKQEYELLKLRRDEQNYYRLKGEGRPTKKDRRSIDEFTDDDNDVTEDTEWGDFFSGLEEEEED from the coding sequence ATGAGAATTGATAAGTTTTTGTGGAGTGTGCGGTTTTATAAGACCCGCAGCATTGCGGCAGACGAAATAAAGAAGAACAGGGTTTTCATTGGAGAAAACACTGTAAAATCTTCTAAAGAGGTGAAGGAGGGAGATGTAATCAAGATCCGTAAAAACCAGATCAACTATAAAATCAAGATTCTGCAGGTACCCAAAAGCCGTTTAGGTGCCAAGCTTGTTCCCCTGCATATCGTTGATCAGACAGACAAACAGGAATATGAACTGCTGAAACTGCGCCGTGACGAGCAGAATTACTACCGTTTGAAGGGAGAGGGTAGGCCTACAAAGAAAGACCGCCGGAGTATAGATGAGTTTACCGATGATGATAATGATGTGACTGAAGATACAGAATGGGGTGATTTCTTCAGCGGTCTGGAGGAGGAAGAAGAGGACTAG
- a CDS encoding cupin domain-containing protein, with translation MESSEKYVDLAETLGQLKIHAPQSFEEFCTMFLGFNFIDFDNHFRLSGIIVKQKEFMSVPVFRGKFIAELLLWGPDTCTPIYDHHKFDMRIKVLKGLLTEVLYRENENFIEYDGVFTSLPGHVFPQKEYGIHSMINGSGGSSVSLHLYNTTDFVVSDFRLFDTALRKVFKMSGNSDSYTWYQADSLTAEVVKTELE, from the coding sequence ATGGAAAGTTCAGAGAAGTATGTGGATCTAGCAGAAACCCTTGGGCAACTGAAAATCCATGCGCCACAGAGTTTCGAGGAGTTCTGTACTATGTTTTTGGGTTTTAATTTTATTGATTTTGATAATCACTTTCGTTTGTCAGGCATTATCGTGAAACAGAAAGAATTCATGTCGGTTCCTGTATTCCGTGGTAAGTTCATCGCTGAACTGCTGCTATGGGGTCCTGATACCTGCACTCCCATATATGATCACCATAAATTTGATATGAGGATAAAGGTTCTTAAAGGGCTGTTAACTGAAGTACTGTATCGTGAGAACGAAAATTTCATCGAATATGACGGGGTCTTTACTTCACTGCCAGGTCATGTTTTTCCGCAAAAGGAATATGGAATACACTCAATGATAAACGGTTCAGGCGGAAGCTCGGTCAGCCTGCATCTGTATAATACCACAGATTTCGTCGTTAGTGATTTTAGATTGTTTGATACGGCACTAAGAAAGGTCTTTAAAATGTCCGGAAATTCAGATTCCTATACATGGTATCAGGCTGATTCTTTGACTGCTGAGGTTGTTAAGACAGAACTAGAGTAG